A single genomic interval of Shewanella psychropiezotolerans harbors:
- a CDS encoding MAPEG family protein, whose protein sequence is MTTLLICMFIAMLLPYLTKGPVAWAMAKAGGYDNAHPRAQQAKLTGFGARAVAGHQNAFESLLIFGSSVVAVIATDSVNETVVTLAIIHVVARIAYQILYLIDKGTLRSLAWFVAVFCSFGIFFQAF, encoded by the coding sequence ATGACGACTTTACTTATTTGTATGTTTATTGCCATGTTGTTGCCTTATTTGACGAAAGGGCCTGTTGCTTGGGCCATGGCTAAAGCGGGTGGCTACGATAACGCCCACCCGAGGGCGCAACAGGCCAAGCTAACTGGCTTCGGTGCTCGCGCGGTGGCGGGGCATCAAAATGCCTTCGAGTCTCTATTGATTTTTGGCTCGTCGGTAGTGGCTGTCATTGCCACCGATAGCGTTAATGAAACAGTAGTGACCTTGGCGATAATTCATGTGGTTGCACGTATCGCCTATCAGATTCTCTATTTGATCGATAAAGGGACTTTACGTTCTCTGGCTTGGTTTGTGGCTGTGTTCTGCTCCTTCGGCATTTTCTTCCAGGCGTTTTAA